From Drosophila virilis strain 15010-1051.87 chromosome X, Dvir_AGI_RSII-ME, whole genome shotgun sequence, the proteins below share one genomic window:
- the LOC6634656 gene encoding RING-box protein 1, with protein sequence MKEIENKKKDPNQEERKRFEIMNWNANALWSWDVQVDTCAICRNLIKDPCIECQSNQTEEQCPEEDCPEASGICQHVYHFHCISRWLRRREVCPLDYRAWEYKN encoded by the exons atgaaagaaaTTGAGAACAAGAAGAAAGACCCAAACCAGGAGGAACGCAAGCGTTTCGAGATTATGAAT TGGAACGCGAATGCGCTCTGGTCCTGGG ATGTACAGGTTGATACTTGCGCCATTTGCCGCAATCTGATTAAGGATCCATGCATCGAGTGCCAGTCGAACCAGACCGAGGAGCAGTGCCCCGAGGAGGATTGCCCCGAGGCCAGCGGCATTTGCCAGCACGTTTATCACTTCCATTGCATTTCGCGCTGGCTGCGCAGGCGCGAGGTCTGCCCATTGGATTATCGCGCCTGGGAGTACAAGAACTAA
- the LOC6634655 gene encoding mitochondrial import inner membrane translocase subunit TIM16, translated as MAKHFARIIVYGAQSVGRAFIKAVRQEIEASRAAANQHRRNVNSQSKCLDLAVKGMTLHEAQQILNVKDLSNIEEIRGNFEHLFRVNEKTTGGSFYIQSKVFRAKERIDRELQNKLQEAIKETQSVSPTAKANRA; from the coding sequence ATGGCCAAACATTTTGCACGGATCATTGTCTATGGTGCTCAGTCTGTGGGACGTGCCTTTATCAAGGCCGTTCGACAGGAGATCGAGGCATCGCGGGCGGCGGCGAACCAGCATCGAAGAAACGTAAATAGCCAATCGAAATGTTTAGATCTGGCTGTCAAGGGCATGACCCTGCATGAGGCCCAACAGATACTCAATGTTAAGGATCTGTCCAACATCGAAGAGATCCGTGGCAATTTTGAGCATCTGTTTCGGGTCAACGAGAAGACAACCGGTGGCTCTTTCTACATACAATCGAAAGTGTTTCGGGCCAAGGAACGCATAGATCGTGAGCTGCAAAATAAACTGCAAGAGGCCATCAAAGAGACCCAATCTGTGTCCCCAACAGCAAAGGCAAATCGAGCTTAA
- the LOC6634654 gene encoding mitochondrial carrier homolog 2 has protein sequence MQSRREHMLEGIYVSAGDADNEAAAGIVQRLEGGVAMLDEQQASEESGDEAGQQQPAGQVETLESETDWDNDLDKPNEFLRFFLRMGFGAVMHPYEYAKVLMQLGYEPLPAVTSTSWLGRSTLFLPSVHQYIRYIRHTDGFAGLYRGLGPRILSSASSALFSESLVHLVGWKQLEKPAHPFREYVSNMLRDGIIIATGLAISHPFYVISVRQMAQFVGREVVYSTIRGSVREILAQDGPLGFYAGFVPRLLSDLGVLFCTSTLSAICNRVFMLKSDQREYNSALLQFGAIMLLYPLQVVGACMACSGSGVAAGAPPFMPIYCQWMDCLTDLIARGDHYRGAFIFRRTLPKMQAQRVYDPYTVLRMN, from the coding sequence ATGCAGAGTCGTCGTGAGCACATGCTGGAGGGTATCTATGTCTCAGCCGGCGACGCGGACAACGAAGCGGCGGCGGGAATTGTGCAGCGTCTCGAGGGGGGCGTGGCAATGCTAGATGAGCAACAGGCGAGCGAGGAAAGCGGCGATGAGgccgggcagcagcagccggcggGGCAGGTGGAAACATTGGAATCAGAAACCGATTGGGATAATGATCTGGACAAGCCGAATGAATTTTTGCGCTTCTTTTTACGCATGGGCTTCGGGGCCGTTATGCATCCGTATGAGTATGCCAAGGTTCTGATGCAGCTGGGCTACGAGCCGCTGCCGGCTGTGACCTCCACCAGTTGGCTGGGCCGCTCGACGCTGTTTCTGCCGAGCGTGCATCAGTATATACGCTATATCCGGCATACGGATGGCTTTGCCGGACTCTATCGTGGCTTGGGACCGCGCATTCTGAGCAGCGCCAGCTCGGCTCTGTTTTCGGAGAGCTTGGTCCATCTGGTTGGCTGGAAACAGCTGGAGAAGCCGGCACATCCGTTTCGTGAGTACGTCTCGAATATGCTGCGAGACGGGATTATTATTGCCACCGGTTTGGCCATATCGCATCCGTTCTATGTGATCTCGGTGCGCCAAATGGCCCAGTTTGTTGGCCGCGAGGTCGTCTATTCAACAATTCGGGGTAGTGTGCGCGAGATTCTGGCCCAGGACGGGCCGCTCGGCTTCTATGCGGGCTTTGTGCCGCGCCTGCTCAGCGATCTGGGCGTGCTCTTCTGCACCAGCACACTTAGCGCCATCTGCAATCGCGTCTTTATGCTCAAGTCCGATCAGCGCGAGTACAACTCGGCTCTGCTTCAGTTTGGCGCCATCATGCTGCTCTATCCACTTCAGGTTGTCGGCGCCTGCATGGCCTGTTCCGGCTCGGGCGTGGCTGCCGGCGCACCGCCTTTTATGCCCATCTATTGCCAGTGGATGGATTGTCTCACGGATCTGATTGCACGCGGGGATCATTATCGCGGCGCCTTCATCTTTCGCCGCACTTTGCCCAAAATGCAAGCCCAGCGTGTCTACGATCCATATACCGTTTTGCGCATGAATTAA